A stretch of Vannielia litorea DNA encodes these proteins:
- a CDS encoding OmpA family protein: protein MSAKFRNTTALVAAFSLAIPAVAPAQQVVERCEAGTIGISAEVAEELELTLSDEQAAALEGGAASDAVIMSTFNDAPELCMTMAELEEMGVTEADVTMAVEAQTAPEEMGATAEAEVEAEEPGLLEQAVDALTGDEPEAEAGAEAEVAEVPAEVEAEAEAEVSVEPEMAEAEPEEEAEPEMAEADVEAEVEAEAEPEMAEAEAEEEVTAEGGSLQEALDDVTGNEEGTSAETETVAEAEAEAEVEAEAEASAEAAPEPAPEMEEMAEAIEEQSAEEADPEQQAAAAETEAPSQSAAAEEDAEVTEVEEVTVTEDNARSSSEEFEQKVTGAATASAETRDNDGGLSDLEKALLVGLGAVVVGKALEGNDKAQVVAKSDDRVVVLEEGRYRVIRDDNELIERPGSTVRRETFADGSTRTIVTRENGVQIVTIRDPELRVLRRVRIDTDGNRTVLIDDTADVEPVDVTTLPDPVEYEEVDARADADTIRAALSTKTVADRRFALYQVRNIERVRKLAPAIDLDAINFRTGSAVIDPQEAEELAALGNLIRAYVDENPGEIFLVEGHTDAVGNAAYNLALSDRRAESVALALTEYFDVPPENLVVQGYGESDLKIKTLDDERANRRAAVRRITPLIASGS, encoded by the coding sequence ATGTCTGCGAAGTTCCGCAATACGACCGCCTTGGTGGCGGCATTTTCCCTTGCAATTCCGGCGGTTGCGCCAGCGCAGCAGGTGGTGGAACGCTGCGAGGCGGGCACCATCGGCATCAGCGCGGAGGTGGCCGAGGAGCTCGAGCTCACCTTGAGCGACGAACAGGCGGCGGCGCTCGAAGGCGGCGCGGCGAGTGATGCCGTGATCATGAGCACGTTCAACGACGCGCCGGAGCTCTGCATGACCATGGCCGAGCTCGAAGAGATGGGCGTGACCGAGGCCGACGTGACGATGGCAGTCGAGGCGCAAACCGCGCCCGAGGAGATGGGCGCGACCGCCGAGGCCGAGGTGGAAGCCGAGGAACCCGGCTTGCTGGAGCAGGCGGTGGACGCGCTGACCGGCGATGAGCCGGAGGCGGAGGCCGGAGCCGAAGCCGAGGTGGCGGAAGTGCCTGCCGAGGTGGAGGCCGAGGCCGAAGCGGAGGTATCCGTCGAGCCGGAGATGGCCGAGGCGGAACCGGAGGAGGAAGCCGAGCCGGAGATGGCTGAGGCGGACGTCGAGGCCGAGGTGGAGGCAGAGGCCGAACCCGAGATGGCCGAGGCCGAGGCCGAAGAGGAGGTGACCGCCGAGGGCGGCTCGCTCCAGGAGGCGCTCGATGATGTGACCGGCAACGAGGAGGGCACATCGGCCGAAACCGAGACGGTGGCGGAAGCGGAAGCCGAGGCAGAGGTTGAAGCGGAAGCCGAAGCCAGTGCCGAGGCCGCGCCCGAGCCTGCGCCCGAGATGGAAGAGATGGCCGAGGCCATCGAGGAGCAGTCGGCGGAGGAGGCCGATCCGGAGCAGCAGGCCGCTGCCGCCGAGACCGAAGCGCCCTCGCAATCCGCCGCCGCGGAGGAGGATGCCGAGGTCACCGAGGTCGAAGAAGTGACCGTGACCGAGGACAACGCCCGGTCGAGCTCGGAGGAGTTCGAGCAGAAGGTGACCGGCGCGGCTACCGCGAGCGCCGAGACGCGCGACAATGACGGCGGGCTGAGCGACCTTGAGAAGGCCCTGCTCGTGGGGCTGGGTGCCGTGGTTGTCGGCAAGGCGCTGGAAGGCAACGACAAGGCGCAGGTCGTCGCCAAGTCGGACGACCGGGTGGTGGTGCTGGAAGAGGGCCGTTACCGGGTGATCCGCGACGACAACGAGCTGATCGAGCGCCCGGGCTCGACGGTGCGCCGCGAGACCTTTGCCGACGGCTCCACCCGCACCATCGTGACCCGCGAGAACGGCGTGCAGATCGTGACGATCCGTGACCCGGAGCTGCGCGTGCTGCGCCGTGTGCGGATCGACACCGATGGCAATCGCACGGTGCTGATCGACGACACCGCCGATGTGGAGCCGGTCGATGTGACCACGTTGCCCGATCCGGTGGAATACGAGGAGGTCGATGCGCGGGCCGATGCCGACACGATCCGCGCCGCGCTGTCGACCAAGACGGTCGCCGACCGCCGTTTCGCGCTCTACCAGGTGCGCAACATCGAGCGGGTGCGCAAGCTGGCCCCGGCGATCGACCTCGATGCGATCAACTTCCGCACGGGCTCGGCGGTGATCGACCCGCAGGAGGCCGAGGAGCTTGCCGCGCTGGGCAACCTCATCCGCGCCTATGTGGACGAGAACCCGGGCGAGATCTTCCTGGTGGAAGGCCATACCGATGCGGTTGGCAACGCGGCCTACAACCTCGCGCTGTCGGATCGACGTGCGGAGAGCGTGGCGCTGGCGCTGACCGAGTATTTCGACGTGCCGCCCGAAAACCTGGTGGTGCAGGGCTATGGCGAGAGCGACCTGAAGATCAAGACGCTGGACGACGAGCGGGCGAACCGTCGCGCCGCCGTGCGCCGGATCACGCCGCTGATCGCCAGCGGGTCGTGA
- a CDS encoding vWA domain-containing protein, whose translation MEGLPELEIPEHPRLVENITWFARALRKAGLPIGPGRVIEAVRAVEAAGFTSRADFYHALQACFVNRPEQRAVFAQVFRLYWRDPRYMEHMMSLMLPSVRGAQEERAAKAGEKRAAEALLDGVEREAPEIAEGEEELIEIDARATASAEERLKTLDFEQMSTAEVAEAKRVIARIALPVRPLVSRRTRADARGRLADWRATMRAALRRGGELHDFSTRNRRQRWPDLVALCDISGSMSQYSRIVLHFLHAAANAKGAGWARVHGFTFGTRLTNITRHLATRDVDAALSAAGAEAQDWEGGTRIGDCLHAFNRDWSRRVLSRGAVVLLITDGLDRGDPDRLAREVERLALSARRLIWVNPLLRWDGFAPRAAGIAAMLPHVTSFRAGHNIASLEALAQALGREDGGGEKARLMRLLQG comes from the coding sequence ATGGAGGGGCTGCCGGAGCTGGAGATCCCCGAGCATCCGCGGCTGGTGGAGAACATCACCTGGTTCGCGCGGGCGCTGCGGAAGGCCGGGCTGCCGATCGGGCCGGGGCGGGTGATCGAGGCGGTGCGGGCGGTGGAGGCGGCGGGCTTTACCAGCCGCGCCGACTTTTACCACGCGCTGCAGGCCTGCTTCGTCAACCGGCCTGAGCAACGCGCTGTTTTTGCACAGGTTTTCAGGCTCTACTGGCGCGATCCGCGCTACATGGAACACATGATGAGCCTGATGTTGCCCAGCGTGCGCGGGGCGCAGGAGGAGCGAGCGGCGAAGGCAGGCGAAAAGCGGGCGGCGGAGGCGCTGCTCGACGGCGTGGAGCGCGAGGCGCCGGAGATTGCCGAGGGCGAGGAGGAGCTGATCGAGATCGACGCGCGGGCCACGGCGAGCGCGGAGGAGCGGCTGAAGACGCTGGATTTCGAGCAGATGAGCACGGCGGAGGTGGCCGAGGCCAAGCGGGTGATCGCCCGAATCGCGCTTCCGGTGCGCCCGCTGGTGAGCCGCCGGACGCGGGCCGATGCGCGGGGGCGGCTGGCCGACTGGCGGGCGACGATGCGGGCGGCTTTGCGCCGGGGCGGCGAGCTGCACGATTTTTCGACGAGGAACCGGCGCCAGCGGTGGCCGGATCTGGTGGCGCTTTGCGATATTTCCGGGTCGATGAGCCAATACAGCCGGATCGTGCTGCATTTTCTGCACGCGGCGGCCAATGCCAAGGGGGCGGGCTGGGCGCGGGTGCATGGCTTCACCTTCGGCACGCGGCTGACCAACATCACCCGGCACCTCGCCACCCGCGACGTGGATGCCGCGCTCTCCGCCGCTGGGGCCGAGGCGCAGGATTGGGAGGGCGGCACGCGGATCGGCGATTGCCTCCATGCCTTCAACCGCGACTGGTCGCGGCGGGTGCTCTCGCGCGGGGCGGTGGTGCTGCTCATCACCGACGGGCTCGACCGGGGCGACCCGGACCGGCTGGCGCGGGAGGTGGAGCGGCTGGCGCTCTCGGCGCGGCGGCTGATCTGGGTGAACCCCCTGCTGCGCTGGGACGGCTTTGCCCCGCGTGCGGCGGGGATCGCGGCCATGCTGCCGCATGTCACGAGTTTCCGGGCCGGCCACAACATTGCCTCGCTGGAGGCGCTCGCGCAGGCGCTCGGCCGGGAGGATGGCGGGGGCGAGAAGGCGCGGTTGATGCGGCTATTGCAGGGGTAG
- a CDS encoding AAA family ATPase, giving the protein MTSLNSIDEVQQALAAQNYVCGRPLATVVFLSLRLGRPLFLEGEAGVGKTEIAKALAAALGRRLIRLQCYEGLDAGSAVYEWNFAEQMIAIRTAEASGGADREALKAELFTEDYLIARPLLEAMRPQPGGAPVLLIDELDRTDEPFEAFLLEALGDFQVTIPELGTIAAPEPPIVILTSNRTREVHDALKRRCLYHWVDYPSFDRELEILHARAPEAAETLSREIVAFVQKLRTEDLFKKPGVAETIDWAKCLLALDVMTISPEVIADTLGAILKYQDDIARLQGAEATRLLQEVRAELAPA; this is encoded by the coding sequence ATGACATCTTTGAATTCCATCGACGAGGTGCAGCAGGCGCTTGCGGCACAGAACTACGTTTGCGGGCGGCCGCTGGCGACGGTGGTGTTTTTGAGCCTGCGGCTCGGGCGGCCTCTGTTTCTGGAAGGCGAGGCGGGCGTGGGCAAGACCGAGATCGCCAAGGCGCTGGCGGCGGCGCTGGGGCGGCGGCTGATCCGGCTGCAGTGCTACGAGGGGCTGGACGCGGGCTCGGCGGTTTACGAGTGGAACTTCGCAGAGCAGATGATCGCGATCCGCACCGCGGAGGCCAGCGGCGGGGCCGACCGGGAGGCGCTGAAGGCGGAGCTCTTCACCGAGGACTACCTGATCGCGCGGCCCTTGCTGGAGGCGATGCGGCCCCAGCCCGGCGGCGCGCCGGTGTTGCTGATCGACGAGCTGGACCGGACCGACGAGCCCTTCGAGGCCTTCTTGCTGGAGGCGCTGGGCGATTTTCAGGTGACGATTCCCGAGCTGGGGACCATCGCCGCGCCGGAGCCGCCCATCGTGATCCTCACTTCCAACCGGACGCGGGAAGTGCATGACGCCCTGAAGCGGCGGTGCCTTTATCACTGGGTGGATTACCCGAGTTTCGACCGGGAGCTGGAGATCCTGCACGCCCGCGCACCGGAGGCCGCGGAGACGCTGAGCCGCGAGATCGTGGCCTTCGTGCAGAAGCTCAGGACCGAGGACCTGTTCAAGAAGCCGGGTGTGGCCGAGACAATCGACTGGGCCAAGTGCCTGCTGGCGCTCGACGTGATGACCATCAGCCCGGAGGTGATTGCCGACACGCTGGGCGCGATCCTGAAATACCAGGACGATATCGCCAGGTTGCAGGGCGCGGAGGCCACGCGGCTGCTGCAGGAGGTCCGGGCCGAGCTGGCGCCGGCATGA
- the lon gene encoding endopeptidase La, with translation MHEQLSQSYPVLPLRDIVVFPHMIVPLFVGREKSVRALEEVMGDDKQILLASQIDPSVDEPTTDGIYKAGVLANVLQLLKLPDGTVKVLVEGRKRVRIEEYLENEDYFEARAALLTEMPGDDETVRALTGSVAEEFERYAKVKKNIPEEALAAVAEAEAADKLADLVSGHLGVEVHQKQELLETLDVGERLEKVYGLMQGEMSVLQVEKKIKTRVKSQMERTQREYYLNEQMKAIQKELGDGEEGQNEVAELEAKISQTKLSKEAREKADAEIKKLKNMSPMSAEATVVRNYLDWMLSIPWGVKSRVKKDLGRAEQILDADHYGLEKVKERIVEYLAVQQRSKKLKGPILCLVGPPGVGKTSLGKSVAKATGREFIRISLGGVRDESEIRGHRRTYIGSMPGKIIQALKKAKTTNPLILLDEIDKMGQDFRGDPASAMLEVLDPEQNSTFMDHYLEVEYDLSNVMFLTTANSYNMPGPLLDRMEIISLAGYTEDEKREIAKQHLIEKQKKNHGLRKAEFSLSDEALTEIIRRYTREAGVRNLERELAKLARKAVTRIVRKKDEKVEIGVEDLEDYLGVKRHRYGLAEMEDQIGVVTGLAWTSVGGDLLSIEALKLPGKGRMKTTGKLGDVMKESIEAASSYVRSISPQIGVKPPQFERWDIHVHVPDGATPKDGPSAGLAMVTAIVSVLTQIPVRRDIAMTGEVTLRGNATAIGGLKEKLLAALRGGIKTVLIPEENEKDLRDIPDNVKEGLEIIPVTHVRDVLKHALVREPEAIEWDEAAEEAAAAAAAAAKGGEGGSAVAH, from the coding sequence ATGCACGAGCAATTGAGCCAATCCTACCCTGTGCTGCCGCTGCGCGACATCGTGGTGTTTCCGCACATGATCGTCCCGCTCTTCGTGGGCCGGGAAAAGAGCGTGCGCGCGCTGGAAGAGGTGATGGGGGATGACAAGCAGATCCTGCTGGCCTCCCAGATCGACCCCAGCGTGGACGAGCCCACCACCGACGGCATCTACAAGGCCGGGGTTCTGGCCAACGTCCTGCAACTGCTGAAGCTGCCCGACGGCACCGTGAAGGTGCTGGTGGAGGGCCGCAAGCGGGTGCGGATAGAGGAATACCTCGAGAATGAAGATTACTTCGAGGCGCGCGCCGCCCTGCTCACCGAGATGCCGGGTGACGATGAGACCGTGCGCGCCCTCACCGGCTCGGTGGCCGAGGAGTTCGAGCGCTACGCCAAGGTGAAGAAGAACATCCCCGAGGAGGCGCTGGCCGCCGTGGCCGAGGCCGAGGCGGCCGACAAGCTGGCCGACCTCGTCAGCGGCCATCTTGGCGTGGAGGTGCACCAGAAGCAGGAGCTGCTGGAGACCCTCGACGTGGGCGAGCGGCTGGAGAAGGTCTATGGCTTGATGCAGGGCGAGATGAGCGTTCTGCAGGTCGAGAAGAAGATCAAGACCCGGGTGAAGAGCCAAATGGAGCGCACCCAGCGCGAGTACTATCTGAATGAGCAGATGAAGGCCATTCAGAAGGAGCTGGGCGACGGCGAGGAAGGCCAGAACGAGGTGGCCGAGCTGGAGGCGAAGATCTCCCAGACCAAGCTCAGCAAGGAAGCCCGCGAGAAGGCCGACGCCGAGATCAAGAAGCTCAAGAACATGAGCCCGATGAGCGCCGAGGCGACGGTGGTGCGCAACTACCTCGACTGGATGCTGAGCATTCCGTGGGGCGTGAAGAGCCGCGTGAAGAAGGACCTCGGCCGCGCCGAGCAGATCCTCGATGCCGATCACTACGGGCTGGAGAAGGTCAAGGAGCGGATCGTCGAGTATCTCGCCGTGCAGCAGCGCTCCAAGAAGCTGAAGGGCCCGATTCTCTGCCTCGTCGGCCCGCCGGGCGTGGGTAAAACGTCTCTCGGCAAGTCGGTGGCCAAGGCCACGGGGCGCGAGTTCATCCGCATCTCCCTGGGGGGCGTGCGCGATGAGTCCGAGATCCGCGGCCATCGCCGGACCTACATCGGCTCGATGCCCGGCAAGATCATCCAGGCGCTGAAGAAGGCCAAGACGACGAACCCGCTGATCCTGCTCGACGAGATCGACAAGATGGGCCAGGACTTCCGGGGCGACCCGGCGAGCGCCATGCTCGAGGTGCTGGATCCGGAACAGAACTCGACCTTCATGGACCACTACCTCGAGGTGGAATACGACCTCTCGAACGTGATGTTCCTGACCACGGCGAACTCCTACAACATGCCGGGGCCGCTGCTGGACCGGATGGAGATCATCTCGCTCGCGGGTTACACCGAGGACGAGAAGCGCGAAATTGCCAAGCAGCACCTGATCGAGAAGCAGAAGAAGAACCACGGGCTGAGGAAGGCCGAGTTCTCGCTCTCCGACGAGGCGCTGACCGAGATCATCCGGCGCTACACCCGCGAGGCGGGCGTGCGGAACCTCGAGCGCGAGCTGGCCAAGCTGGCGCGCAAGGCGGTGACCCGGATCGTCCGCAAGAAGGACGAGAAGGTGGAGATCGGCGTGGAGGACCTCGAGGACTATCTCGGCGTCAAGCGGCATCGTTACGGGCTGGCCGAGATGGAGGACCAGATCGGCGTGGTGACGGGCCTGGCCTGGACATCGGTGGGCGGTGACCTGCTCTCGATCGAGGCGCTCAAGCTGCCCGGCAAGGGCCGGATGAAGACCACCGGCAAGCTGGGCGACGTGATGAAGGAGTCGATCGAGGCGGCGTCGAGCTACGTGCGCTCGATCAGCCCGCAGATCGGGGTGAAGCCGCCTCAGTTCGAGCGCTGGGATATCCACGTGCACGTGCCAGATGGCGCCACGCCCAAGGACGGGCCGAGTGCCGGCCTCGCAATGGTGACGGCCATCGTCTCGGTGCTGACCCAGATCCCGGTGCGCCGCGACATCGCCATGACCGGCGAGGTCACCCTGCGCGGCAATGCCACCGCCATCGGCGGGCTGAAGGAGAAGCTGCTGGCGGCGCTGCGCGGTGGCATAAAGACGGTGCTGATTCCGGAAGAGAACGAGAAGGACCTGCGCGACATCCCCGACAACGTGAAGGAGGGGCTGGAGATCATCCCCGTGACCCATGTCCGCGACGTGCTGAAGCACGCGCTGGTGCGAGAGCCCGAAGCGATCGAGTGGGACGAGGCTGCCGAGGAGGCTGCCGCCGCGGCCGCGGCCGCCGCCAAGGGTGGCGAAGGCGGGAGCGCCGTGGCGCACTGA